The stretch of DNA AGGCGATCCGGGTCATCCACACACGCCACGAACAGGCGCTGTCGTACATGGCGGACGGCTACGCGCGGATCACCGGCCGCGCCGGCGTGTGCCTGATGGTGCCGGGGCCCGGCCTGCTCAACGCGCTCGCGGGTCTCGCGACGGCCTACGCCTGCTCGTCGCCGGTGTTGTGCGTTACCGGGCAGATCCCGTCCGCGCAGATCGGCAAAGGCCGCGGCCTGCTGCACGAGATCAAGCATCAACTGCGGGCGGCCGACTGCGTCACCAAGTGGACCGGCAGCGCCCGCCGGCCCGACGCCGTGCCCGGCCTGGTCCGCGAGGCATTCCGGCAGATGCTGACGGGACACCAACGGCCCGCGGCGATCGAGGTGCCCCCGGACGTGCTGCGGGAGCGGGCGGAGATGCCGGAGTGCCACGAGCGGGTCGAGCGCACGGTGCCCGCCCCCGACCCCGACGCAATCGAGCGCGCGGCCGCGCTGCTCGGCGCGGCGGAGCGGCCGCTCATCTTCGTCGGCGGCGGCATCGTCGCGTCGGGCGCGTCCGAGGCCCTGCGCGCCGTCGCCGAGATGCTCGAGGCTCCGGTGCTCATCTCGTCCAACGGCAAGGGCGCGCTTTCCGACCGCCACTACCTCGCCGAGCCCCTCCTCGCCGGCGCGGAGTTGTCCGGGTCGGCGGACGCGGTGCTGATCGTGGGTACGCGCTTCTACCAGCCGGCGAGCTCCGACTGGGGACCCCGCGGGCAGCCGTGCGTCCAGATCGACATCGATCCGGACGAGATCGGACGGAACCGCCCGGCGACGGTCGGGATCGTCGCCGACGCGGCCCCGGCGCTCGCCGCGCTGGCGGAGGGTCTTGCCGCGCACAACCGCGTGCGCCCGTCCCGCAAGGACGAACTCGCCGCGCTGAAGCAGCGCATGCGCGCGCGGATGGATTCGGTGCTGCCCCAGGCGGCGTACGGGGCGGCGATTCGCGACGCCCTCCCCGAGGACGGCGTCGTCGTGAGCGAGATGACGCAGGTCGGGTACTGGTCGAACATCGGCTTCCCGGTCTACCATCCCCGCACATACCTGACTATGGGGTATCAGGGCACGCTCGGCGCCGGGTACGCGATCGCGCTGGGCGCGTACGCCGGCGCCGCCGGGCGGCCGGTCGTGGCGCTCTGCGGCGACGGCGGGTTCCTGTACAACGTACAGGAGCTCTCGACCGCGGTCCGGCACCGGCTGAACGTCGTCGCCGTCGTCTTCCGCGACGGGGCCTACGGCAACGTCAGGCGGATCCAGCAGGACCGCTTCGGCGGCCGCTTCATCGCGTCGGATCTCCTCAACCCCGACTTCGTCCGGCTGGCCGAGTCCTTCGGGGCCGCCGGCCGCCGCGCGGACGGGCCGGAGCAGCTGCGGGAGGCGCTGCGCTGGGCGCTCCGCCAGGACGCGCCGGCGCTGATCGACGTGCCGGTCGATCCGATGCCGGACATGTGGCCGGTGCTGCGGCCGGGGTATCGCGGCTAGCGGGGGTCAAGGCCGAACACACCGGCCCGTCGAAGCGTTCCGCGTGGCCGGCGCACTCCTCTCCGTGGCGCACGTCTCCAAGTCCTTCGGGGGCGTCGCCGCGGTCCGCGACGTTTCGATCGACGTGGCGGGCGGGGAGATCCGCGGACTGATCGGTCCGAACGGCTCCGGCAAGACCACGCTGCTCAATCTGATCGGCGGCCAGGAGCGGCCGGATCGCGGCGACATCCGCCTCGACGGGCACCTCACGGGCACCCTCGCGCCGGACGCGCTCGCGGCGCGCGGGCTTGCGCGCACGTTCCAGCTGCCGCGCATCTTTCGCTCGATGACGGTGCTCGAGAACCTCCTGGTCCCGGCCGCCGCGGACCACCGCGGCGACGCCGGCGCATTCCGCCGGCTAGTCCCGGGTCAGCGGGGCGCGGCCGGGCAGGCCGGGCACCGGCGCGCGCATGATTTGCTCCGTCTGGTGCGCCTCGACGGACTTGCCGGCGCGGAGGCGCGCACGCTGTCGGGCGGGCAGGCGATGCTGCTGCAGCTCGCGCGCTGCCTCGCGCAAGAGCCGCTCGTGCTGTGTCTGCTGGACGAGCCGTTCGCGGGCGTGCATCCGGCGATCAAAGATGTGATGGTGAACGCCATTCACGAGATGAATCGCACCCGGGGCGTGACGTTTCTTGTCGTCAGCCACGAGATGCCCACGCTCGGGCGCCTCGCCGGCCGCGTCTCGGTCATGCACAACGGCGAGTGCATTGCCGATGGATCCCTCGACCGCGTGGCCGGCGATCCGAAGGTGATCGAAGCGTACCTCGGGACGGCCGGGACCGGCGTGGCCGCGGGACCGATGTGATGCACACCGGCGCCGCGCTGCGCGTTGAACAGGTCGTCGCCGGGTACCAGCCGGAGATCGACGTCCTGGCCGGAGTCACGCTCGGCGCCGCCCCGGGCCGGATCACGGCCGTGATCGGGCCGAACGGGGCCGGCAAATCGACCGTGCTGCGGGTGGTGTTTGGCCTCGTGCCGGTGCGCGCCGGCCGCGTGCTGCTGAACGGGCGGGACCTGGCGGGCCTCCGGCCGGACGCCCGCAAGCGGCTCGGGATCGGCTACGTGCCGCAGGGCGCGAGCACGTTTCCGCAGATGACCGTGGACGAGACGCTGCGGCTCGGGGGATGGACGCTGCGCCGAAATCCGTCCGCCCTGCGGGCCCGGCTCGCGCACGTGTACGAGCTGTTCCCCGCCCTCGGGCCGTTGCGCCGCGCACGGACGACGGTGTTGAGCGGCGGGCAGCTGCGCCTGCTCTCCGTCGCCAAGGAACTCGTGGCCATGCCGT from bacterium encodes:
- a CDS encoding thiamine pyrophosphate-dependent enzyme, whose protein sequence is MTVPAGGRGAAGGPALDGGTAGRELATTTLTGGQALVRALRTQGVDTVFGLPGVQMDWAFDALYEQREAIRVIHTRHEQALSYMADGYARITGRAGVCLMVPGPGLLNALAGLATAYACSSPVLCVTGQIPSAQIGKGRGLLHEIKHQLRAADCVTKWTGSARRPDAVPGLVREAFRQMLTGHQRPAAIEVPPDVLRERAEMPECHERVERTVPAPDPDAIERAAALLGAAERPLIFVGGGIVASGASEALRAVAEMLEAPVLISSNGKGALSDRHYLAEPLLAGAELSGSADAVLIVGTRFYQPASSDWGPRGQPCVQIDIDPDEIGRNRPATVGIVADAAPALAALAEGLAAHNRVRPSRKDELAALKQRMRARMDSVLPQAAYGAAIRDALPEDGVVVSEMTQVGYWSNIGFPVYHPRTYLTMGYQGTLGAGYAIALGAYAGAAGRPVVALCGDGGFLYNVQELSTAVRHRLNVVAVVFRDGAYGNVRRIQQDRFGGRFIASDLLNPDFVRLAESFGAAGRRADGPEQLREALRWALRQDAPALIDVPVDPMPDMWPVLRPGYRG
- a CDS encoding ABC transporter ATP-binding protein, with the translated sequence MAGALLSVAHVSKSFGGVAAVRDVSIDVAGGEIRGLIGPNGSGKTTLLNLIGGQERPDRGDIRLDGHLTGTLAPDALAARGLARTFQLPRIFRSMTVLENLLVPAAADHRGDAGAFRRLVPGQRGAAGQAGHRRAHDLLRLVRLDGLAGAEARTLSGGQAMLLQLARCLAQEPLVLCLLDEPFAGVHPAIKDVMVNAIHEMNRTRGVTFLVVSHEMPTLGRLAGRVSVMHNGECIADGSLDRVAGDPKVIEAYLGTAGTGVAAGPM
- a CDS encoding ATP-binding cassette domain-containing protein yields the protein MHTGAALRVEQVVAGYQPEIDVLAGVTLGAAPGRITAVIGPNGAGKSTVLRVVFGLVPVRAGRVLLNGRDLAGLRPDARKRLGIGYVPQGASTFPQMTVDETLRLGGWTLRRNPSALRARLAHVYELFPALGPLRRARTTVLSGGQLRLLSVAKELVAMPSLLLVDEPTAGLAPRVAGDVYALLEHSRALGITVLLVDQNIVEAVRIADDVYLLGMGRVQREGPRTSFAADLAGIVRSALVGKPDGGGQ